The window GCCCGCCCCTTCGCTCACACTCGCGGCGCCGGCCGGCGCGCGCCGCTGCCTGGGGGGCGTGGTGGCGACCTCCAGGGCGCGGCGGCGGCCCTCCAGGACGGCTTCCAGCGCGCCGCGCGGCGCGACGCAGTCGCCGGCCCGCGGGGTGCCGGGGCGCTCGAGGTAAAGCGCCTCCATCGGCAGGCGGTGGCCGCAGTCGACGATGACCGCGCAGGGGATGTCGCGGCGGGCGCCGGTCCAGACGTCCTCCAGCACCGCCCGGCCTGCGGCGGCCTCGCGGACCAGCGCCCGCAGCTCGCGGCGGACGCCCGCCTGGGCGAGGCGGGTGTTGGCCGGAGCGAGGTCGCCCGTGAGCGACAGCAGGGTGCCGGCGACCTGGTCGGGGGCGACCAGCGCGACCTCGCGGCCGGCGCCGGCCAGCCACTCGGCGATCCCGACGGCCACCGGGCCGCCGACCGGGTCGTGGACGACCACCGGTCCGTCGGGCAGCACCCCGACGCCGCCGTCGAGCAGCGCCAGCGCCGAGAGGGCCGGGACCGGGACCGCTCCTGGCGGCGCCGGGTAGACCCGGCCCGCCGCGACCGAGCCGGTGGCGAGGATGACCGCCAGGCCGGCCGCCTCGGCGGCGTCCAGCTCGGCGGCGGTGACCGTCCTCTCGAACAGGAACCGCACCCCGAGGCGGGCGCACTCGGCGGCGAGCCAGTCGACCAGCAGCGCGAGCCGTTCGCGGCCCGGGCCGACGGCGGCGGTCCGCAGCGCGCCGCCGAGCCGCTCGCCCGCCTCGGCCAGCGTGACGCGGTGGCCGCGCGACGCCAACACCCGGGCGGCCTCCAGCCCGGCCGCGCCGCCACCGACGACCAGAACCTCGCGCGGCCGCGGGTCTTTCCCCTCGGGAGGGGCGTCCTCGGTCTCGTGGCCGCTGCGCGGCTCGCCGACGCAGCTCACGATCGGGTTGCGGTTGTCGCGGACCCGGCAGGCCTGGTTGCACAGCAGGCAGGGCCGCACCCGCTCCGCGTGCCCGGCGCGAGCCTTGGCGACGAGCTCCGGGTCGGCGATCTGCGCGCGGGTCATCTCGACGAGGTCGGCGACGCCGTCCGCGAGCGCGGCCTCGGCGGCGTCGACGTCGACGACGCTGCCCTGCAGCACGACCGGCACCCGGCCCGCCGCCGCCGTCCGCATCGCCGCGCACAGGTCGCGGTTGAACGTCGGCTCGGTGTGTGACGTCGGCCGGTAGGCGGTCGTCGAGTACGGGCCGCCGCGCACCACGACGAGCAGGTCGAGCAGGCCCAGGCCGGCCAGCGCGTCCACCTGCTCGGTGGCCTGCTCGGGGGTGACTCCGGCCCACGGCGCCAGCTCGTCGCAGCACAGCCGCAGCGCGAGGATCCTGTCCGGGCCGAGGGCCGCGCGCACCGCGGTGAGCACCTCGCGGGTCAGCCGCAGCCGGTCGGTGCCGTAGCCGTCGCCCCGGTGGTTCGTCAGCCCGGAGTGGAACTGGCGCAGCAGCGCGAGCGGGCCGGCGTCGATCTCGACCCCGGCGAGGCCAGCGGTGGCGGCGAGCTCGGCGGCGGCGGCGAAACCGGCGACGACCGCGTCGATCCCGTCCTGCTCCAGCTCGGCCGGGAGCTCCCTGCTGGCCGCGTCCGCGACCGGCGACGGCGCCCACAGCACCGACTGCGAGTACGCGCTCGAGCCCTGCCCGCCCGCGTGCCCCAGCCCGGCGAGCACCAAGGTGCCGTGCGGGCGGGCCGCCTCGCCGACCGCGGCCCAGCCGGGGCCGCAGTCGGCGGCGAACGGGGCGCGTTCGTAGGGCCAGTCGTCGGCCGTGACGGACGCCGTCTCGGTGACGATGACGCCGGCGCCGCCCGCGGCGCGGCGGGCGTAGTAGGCGACGTGGCGGTCGGAGATGTCCCGGCGGCGGGCGAGGTTCGTCTCGTGCGGGCCGAACAGGACACGCGACGGCGCGGTGTGCTCACGCAACGCGAACGGCTCGGCGAGCGCCAGGCTCACGGAGCGTGCCACCGCCGGTGTCGGCGCTGGCACCGAAAGTGGCGGCGCGGGCACCGCGTCGGTGTCGCCGTCGATCGAGTTCATGCTGTGGCCATACCGTGATGTCCGTCCACATCGCAATGGGTTGGGCACCTCCCGGAACGGGCGGCGCTCGCGGCCCGTCCGGTTGTGACACCCGATGTCACAACTTGCCGGGTGACAGGAAGCATATTGGCACCCGATGCCAAAGGAAAGGGATCGGTTGATGCGTTCCGCGAGCCCGGCTCCGCGCGAGCGGTCGCGCAGCGCGACACCGGCCGTGTCCGCGGGGACGGCCCGGTTCCTGGAGATGGCACGGTTCCTGGAGATGGCGCCAGCCGGGGGGATGGGTCCAGGGTGAACGGGGGACGGGCCGGGCGCCGGCCGGTGACGAGCGCCGCCGAGCTCGAGCGGCACGCTCTGCTGATCTTCGCGGAGCGCGGGTTCGACGCGACCACGGTCGACGACATCGCGGCCGCGGCGGGCATCGGGCGGCGCACGTTCTTCCGGTATTACGCGTCGAAGAACGACGTCGCCTGGGGGGAGTTCGACGCCCACCTCGAGACGATGCGCGCGGCGCTGGCCGCCACCCCGCCCGACGTGCCGGTGCTCCCGGCGCTGCGCCGCGCGATCCTGGACTTCAACAGCTACCCGGCCGCCGAGGCGGACTGGCACCGGCGACGGATGGCGCTCATCCTGCGCACCCCCGCCCTGCAGGCGCACTCCATGCTGCGCTACGCCCGGTGGCGGGCGGTGGTCGCCGAGTTCGTCGCCGAGCGGACCGGACGCGACGTTGGCGCGCTCGAGCCGCAAGCGGTGGCCTGGGCGTTTCTCGGCGTCGCGATCGCCGGCTACGAGGAGTGGCTCGCCCACGCCGGCGCCGATCTGATCCCCATCCTCGACCGGGCGCTCGGGCTGCTGGTGGACGGTCTCGACCGTCCGCTCTCGCCCCTCGAGCGTGGCGGGCGCCGTCCGTGAAGGACCCGACGGGCCCGGCTGGCTGACGGGCGATCGGCCGTCCCGCATGGTAGACACTTGGCTTCAACGCGGTTACTAAGCGTAGCCGACTGTCGCCGCTGCCTGGGCGGAAAGGGGAACAGCCATGCCGTCGAAGGCGCGAACGACGACCGTCAGCCCCGATGAGAACAGCCTGGCCCGGCCCACGCGGACCGCCGCGTCGCCCGCCACCCGTTCCACCGGCACCCGTTCGACGGCCACCCGTTCCACCGCCGCGCGTCCGGCGGCGACGTCGTCGGCGGCGACGCGGTCGTCCGCCGCCCGGCCGGCCGCGGCTCGCTCGGCCGCCCGAGGGNNNNNNNNNNNNNNNNNNNNNNNNNNNNNNNNNNNNNNNNNNNNNNNNNNNNNNNNNNNNNNNNNNNNNNNNNNNNNNNNNNNNNNNNNNNNNNNNNNNNGAACGGCCAGGTGACCGGCGCCGCCGCGCGGGCGGTCGGCGGCCGGGTCGTGGCGGCCGGCACGGGTGCCCGCCGCTACCTCACCGCGGTGGTCGCGGACCTCACCGATCCGCTCGTGCCGGTGCTGCTCGTCGGGGCGGCGGCGAGCGCCGTCCTCGGCTCGACCACGGACGCCCTGCTCGTCTCCAGCGTGTCGCTGGCGAACGCGGCGATGAGCGGCGCTCAGCGCGCGCACGCCGAGGGAGTGCTGGCCAGGCTGATCGACCGCAACGTGCTGATGGCCCGCGTCGTGACCGGCGGCGACGAGGCGGAGACCCGCCGGGCCGACACGCTGCGGCCCGGCGACGTCATCGAGCTGAGCGCGCAGGACGTGGTGCCGGCGGACGCCCGGCTGCTGAGGGCCGACGCGCTGGAGGTGGACGAGGCGACGCTGACCGGGGAGTCCCTGCCGGTGACCAAGGGCATCGAGCCCACCCCGGCCGCCGAGGTCGGCGACCGCGACTGCATGGTCTACGAGGGGACGACGGTGCTCGCCGGCACCGCCCGGGCCGTCGTCGTCGCGACGGGGGAGGCCACCCTCGCGGGCCGCGCCGGCGTCGTGGCCGAGGCCCACACGGCCGGGCCCGTCGGCGTGCAGGCCAGGCTCGGCGAGCTGACCCGGCTGGCGCTGCCGGCGACCGGGCTGTCCGGGCTCGCGGTGGCGGCGCTCGGCTCGGTGCGGGGCTCGTCGGCGCGCTCGGCGCTCAGCTCCGGTGTCGCCCTCGCCGTCGCCGCGGTGCCCGAGGGTCTGCCGCTGGTCGCGACGGTCGCGCAGGTGGCCGCGGCCCGTCGGCTCGCGAAGCTCGGCGTGCTGGTGCGTTCCTCGCGGGTGGTTGAGGCGCTGGGTCGGGCCGACGTCGTCTGCTTCGACAAGACCGGCACGCTGACCGAGGGCCGACTGCTGCTGCGCGCGGCCGCCCTGCCCGACGCGGCTGGCCGGTGGCGGACGGTGCCCGTGGCCGCCCCGGGAACGGGCGACGCGACGAGCGGACCGGCCGGAACAAGCGAATCGAACGCGACGGCCGCGACGGCCGGGTCGAACGGGCTGAACGGAGCAGCCGCCCGAATGCTGGCGGTGGCGGCCGCGGCCTGCCCGCCGCGGGAGGGCCGGGTGCCGCACGCGACCGACCGGGCGGTGCTCGAAGCGGTCGTCGGGCGGCCCGAGCTGGCCCGGGCGCTGGTGGGTGAGCGGGCGGACGAGAGCCCGTTCGAGACCGCTCGGGGTTATGCGTCCACCCTGCTGCGCACGGCCGACGGGCCGGTGCTCGCGCTCAAGGGCGCGCCGGAGGTGGTGCTCGGCCTCGTCGAACTGGACGCGGTGCGGCTCGCGTCCGCTCGGGCCGCTGCCGGCCGGCTCGCCCGTCAGGGGCTGCGGGTGCTGGCGGTGGCCGAGTCGATTCCGGGAAGCCGGCCGGCGTCGGCCGTCGACCTGAGCTCGCTTCGCCTGCTGGGCTTCGTCGGCATCGCCGACAGCCCGCGTCCGTCCGCCGCGCTGGGGGTGCGCCG of the Pseudofrankia saprophytica genome contains:
- the mftR gene encoding mycofactocin system transcriptional regulator (MftR, the mycofactocin system transcriptional regulator, is an uncharacterized TetR family DNA-binding transcription factor. Its role is inferred by context. It occurs as part of the biosynthesis locus for mycofactocin, a partially characterized electron carrier derived from the terminal Val-Tyr dipeptide of the precursor peptide MftA, through a radical SAM enzyme-mediated process.); the encoded protein is MNGGRAGRRPVTSAAELERHALLIFAERGFDATTVDDIAAAAGIGRRTFFRYYASKNDVAWGEFDAHLETMRAALAATPPDVPVLPALRRAILDFNSYPAAEADWHRRRMALILRTPALQAHSMLRYARWRAVVAEFVAERTGRDVGALEPQAVAWAFLGVAIAGYEEWLAHAGADLIPILDRALGLLVDGLDRPLSPLERGGRRP
- a CDS encoding mycofactocin system FadH/OYE family oxidoreductase 1, with amino-acid sequence MNSIDGDTDAVPAPPLSVPAPTPAVARSVSLALAEPFALREHTAPSRVLFGPHETNLARRRDISDRHVAYYARRAAGGAGVIVTETASVTADDWPYERAPFAADCGPGWAAVGEAARPHGTLVLAGLGHAGGQGSSAYSQSVLWAPSPVADAASRELPAELEQDGIDAVVAGFAAAAELAATAGLAGVEIDAGPLALLRQFHSGLTNHRGDGYGTDRLRLTREVLTAVRAALGPDRILALRLCCDELAPWAGVTPEQATEQVDALAGLGLLDLLVVVRGGPYSTTAYRPTSHTEPTFNRDLCAAMRTAAAGRVPVVLQGSVVDVDAAEAALADGVADLVEMTRAQIADPELVAKARAGHAERVRPCLLCNQACRVRDNRNPIVSCVGEPRSGHETEDAPPEGKDPRPREVLVVGGGAAGLEAARVLASRGHRVTLAEAGERLGGALRTAAVGPGRERLALLVDWLAAECARLGVRFLFERTVTAAELDAAEAAGLAVILATGSVAAGRVYPAPPGAVPVPALSALALLDGGVGVLPDGPVVVHDPVGGPVAVGIAEWLAGAGREVALVAPDQVAGTLLSLTGDLAPANTRLAQAGVRRELRALVREAAAGRAVLEDVWTGARRDIPCAVIVDCGHRLPMEALYLERPGTPRAGDCVAPRGALEAVLEGRRRALEVATTPPRQRRAPAGAASVSEGAGR